In a single window of the Aridibaculum aurantiacum genome:
- a CDS encoding RNA polymerase sigma factor — translation MTEEYIIAGCLHNDPAAQRELYNRYSPKMLSVCYRYSQNREDAEDMLQEAFIKVFTQVHTFQNKGAFEGWIRRIVVHTCINFLKKNKKFNESVDLAQANYLHIKEETIPSIMQAKQVTECIRMLPIGYRTVLNLYAIEGFSHREIATMLEIEESTSRSQYTRAKAMLENILLKKNILEKPKPQFGWLAGVKK, via the coding sequence ATGACAGAAGAATATATAATTGCCGGATGTCTGCATAATGATCCCGCTGCCCAAAGGGAATTGTATAACAGGTACAGTCCTAAAATGCTTTCAGTATGTTACCGCTATTCTCAAAACAGGGAAGACGCCGAAGACATGTTGCAGGAAGCATTCATCAAGGTCTTTACACAGGTTCATACATTTCAAAACAAAGGTGCATTTGAAGGGTGGATAAGAAGGATAGTTGTGCATACGTGTATAAACTTTTTGAAGAAGAACAAAAAGTTTAATGAAAGTGTGGACTTGGCCCAGGCTAATTACCTGCATATAAAAGAAGAGACTATACCTTCTATCATGCAGGCTAAACAGGTAACGGAATGCATCCGCATGTTGCCAATAGGTTATCGAACGGTACTGAACCTTTATGCTATTGAAGGCTTCAGTCATCGTGAAATAGCCACCATGCTTGAAATAGAAGAAAGCACCAGCCGCAGCCAATACACCAGGGCAAAGGCAATGCTGGAGAATATCTTGCTGAAGAAAAACATCCTGGAAAAACCAAAACCCCAGTTTGGCTGGCTAGCTGGAGTAAAGAAGTGA
- a CDS encoding universal stress protein, with amino-acid sequence MKNILVPTDFSDVAKNAAQYAVQLAKQVGAQKIILYNAYQAPVITEPTMPVVQLIDMDTLKNITDDGLANFKEWMHTITPGEIELETLSEFAVLSNNIEEVCERTKADLVVMGITGGSKLEEVLIGSTAISVVNHSKVPVVVIPPNATYSKINKVALACDFKKIEETTPVAAINAIMKDTGASLLVLHVENNNKHFDDKAEVESLKLQSLLHEFDPQFHFIEHEDFVEGINEFVDTHKIDLLITIPKKHGLFEGLFRRSHTKQLAFHSHVPLMCIHE; translated from the coding sequence ATGAAGAATATACTTGTTCCAACTGATTTTTCGGATGTAGCTAAAAATGCAGCCCAATATGCTGTACAACTTGCAAAGCAGGTAGGTGCGCAAAAGATCATTTTATACAATGCCTACCAGGCGCCTGTTATAACAGAGCCTACTATGCCAGTGGTTCAATTGATAGACATGGACACGCTGAAAAACATTACCGACGATGGACTTGCCAACTTCAAAGAATGGATGCATACCATAACGCCTGGTGAAATAGAATTGGAAACACTGAGTGAATTTGCAGTGCTCTCTAATAACATAGAGGAAGTGTGCGAACGCACCAAAGCTGACCTGGTGGTAATGGGCATTACAGGTGGAAGCAAGTTAGAAGAAGTATTGATTGGCAGCACAGCTATTAGCGTGGTAAATCATAGCAAAGTGCCGGTAGTGGTTATTCCGCCTAATGCCACTTATTCTAAAATTAATAAGGTAGCGCTAGCCTGCGATTTCAAAAAAATAGAGGAGACAACTCCAGTAGCAGCTATTAATGCTATAATGAAAGATACAGGTGCAAGCTTGCTGGTATTACATGTAGAGAACAACAATAAACATTTTGATGATAAAGCTGAAGTGGAGAGCCTGAAACTTCAAAGCTTACTGCACGAGTTTGATCCTCAGTTTCACTTTATAGAACATGAGGATTTTGTAGAAGGAATTAATGAATTTGTTGACACGCACAAAATAGACCTGCTGATCACCATTCCAAAGAAGCATGGATTGTTTGAGGGGCTATTTAGAAGAAGCCACACAAAGCAACTTGCATTTCACAGCCACGTGCCGCTAATGTGCATTCACGAGTAG
- a CDS encoding NAD+ synthase, whose translation MKIALAQQNYHIGNYEKNVEKIIAAINEAKQQNADLVVFSEMCICGYPARDFLEFNDFINKCYEAIDTIKEHADTIGVLVGSPARNPIAEGKDLFNAAFLLYEKKIKAEVHKTLLPTYDVFDEYRYFEPAYEWNIAEFKGKRLAITICEDIWNIDDNPLYRFSPMDKLVEQEPDIMINLSASPFDYIHEEERKSVIKANVVKYKLPVVYCNAVGSQTEIVFDGASLVFDKDGNLSKCLPSFVEAFAVVTINDDGSVKEHEADTIQPISHIKPNPKKFEPLLNIKGIHKALICGIDDYFKKMGFTKAILGSSGGIDSAVTLALACEALGKENVRAVLMPSPYSTEHSVNDAVQLSENLQNPYDIIKINQVYEAFLYTLQPYFKDLPFGIAEENIQSRTRGNLLMAMANKFGYILLNTSNKSELATGYGTLYGDMAGGLGVLGDCYKQQVYALAEYINRDGEIIPRNIIHKAPSAELRPDQKDADSLPEYHILDEVLYQYIERRQGPKEIKELGFDSALVDRILKLVNNNEYKRNQFCPIIRVSPKAFGVGRRLPIVGRYLS comes from the coding sequence ATGAAAATAGCACTCGCACAACAGAACTACCACATAGGCAACTATGAAAAAAATGTAGAGAAAATTATAGCCGCTATCAACGAAGCAAAACAACAAAATGCAGACCTGGTGGTGTTTAGTGAAATGTGTATTTGTGGTTATCCTGCCCGCGATTTTCTTGAATTCAATGATTTTATCAATAAGTGTTACGAAGCTATTGACACCATAAAAGAACATGCTGACACCATTGGAGTACTGGTTGGTTCGCCTGCACGCAATCCTATAGCAGAAGGAAAAGATCTCTTCAATGCGGCTTTCCTGTTGTACGAAAAGAAAATCAAAGCAGAGGTGCATAAGACGCTTCTTCCTACCTATGATGTATTTGACGAGTACCGGTATTTTGAGCCTGCTTACGAATGGAACATTGCGGAGTTCAAGGGAAAACGCCTGGCTATTACCATATGCGAGGATATCTGGAACATAGATGACAATCCATTGTACCGCTTCTCTCCTATGGATAAACTGGTAGAACAGGAACCAGATATAATGATCAACCTGAGTGCTTCTCCTTTTGATTATATACATGAAGAAGAAAGGAAGTCGGTAATAAAGGCAAACGTGGTAAAATATAAGCTGCCGGTGGTGTATTGCAATGCAGTAGGCAGCCAAACAGAAATTGTATTTGATGGTGCTTCACTTGTATTTGATAAAGACGGAAACCTGAGTAAGTGCCTTCCTTCATTCGTGGAGGCTTTTGCAGTAGTTACCATAAATGATGACGGCTCTGTAAAAGAACATGAGGCCGACACCATACAGCCTATTTCCCATATCAAACCCAACCCGAAAAAGTTTGAACCATTATTAAATATCAAAGGCATTCACAAAGCCCTCATCTGCGGCATTGATGATTATTTCAAAAAGATGGGTTTCACCAAGGCTATTTTAGGATCGTCTGGTGGGATTGATAGTGCAGTAACACTTGCACTTGCATGCGAGGCACTAGGAAAAGAAAATGTGCGTGCTGTGCTGATGCCTTCACCTTACAGCACCGAACATTCAGTAAATGATGCGGTGCAATTAAGCGAGAACCTGCAGAACCCATACGACATCATTAAGATAAACCAGGTGTATGAAGCATTTCTTTATACACTACAACCATACTTCAAGGATTTGCCTTTTGGCATTGCAGAAGAAAACATACAAAGCCGTACCCGCGGTAACCTGCTGATGGCTATGGCCAACAAGTTTGGATACATCTTGCTGAACACGTCCAACAAAAGTGAATTGGCTACCGGCTATGGTACTTTATACGGCGATATGGCCGGCGGCTTGGGTGTATTGGGTGATTGTTATAAACAACAAGTGTATGCACTGGCAGAATACATCAACAGGGATGGTGAGATCATTCCGCGCAATATCATTCATAAAGCGCCTAGCGCCGAACTACGGCCAGACCAAAAAGATGCAGATAGCTTACCGGAATATCATATCCTGGATGAAGTGCTTTACCAATATATAGAGCGACGCCAGGGACCTAAAGAAATTAAAGAATTAGGATTTGACAGTGCATTAGTCGATCGCATCTTGAAGTTGGTTAACAACAACGAATACAAGCGCAACCAATTCTGTCCCATAATCAGGGTAAGCCCTAAAGCATTTGGCGTAGGAAGAAGGCTTCCAATAGTAGGAAGATACCTGTCATGA
- the apaG gene encoding Co2+/Mg2+ efflux protein ApaG, producing MISKLSEGVQISVETFYQPDYSNPLNSEFMFAYRITIENHNSFAVQLQRRHWHIFDSNGEYREVEGEGVVGQQPVLKPGENFQYVSGCNLKTEMGKMFGKYVMENQNSKQAFEVNIPAFEMVVPFKMN from the coding sequence ATGATTTCCAAACTCTCCGAAGGAGTTCAAATAAGTGTAGAAACTTTTTATCAGCCGGATTACAGCAATCCTCTCAACAGCGAGTTCATGTTTGCTTACCGGATCACGATAGAAAACCATAATAGTTTTGCCGTACAACTACAACGCCGCCACTGGCATATATTCGACAGCAATGGCGAATACAGGGAAGTAGAAGGTGAAGGTGTGGTTGGTCAACAACCAGTATTAAAGCCAGGCGAAAACTTCCAGTACGTAAGCGGTTGCAACCTGAAGACTGAAATGGGCAAAATGTTTGGGAAATATGTAATGGAAAATCAAAACTCCAAACAGGCTTTTGAAGTAAACATTCCTGCCTTTGAAATGGTAGTACCGTTTAAAATGAACTAA
- a CDS encoding translation initiation factor — protein MSKKNKPDNRGFVYSTDPNFSFEQEDNEPQDTLPPAQQKLRVKLETKQRGGKAVTLVTGFIGKDEDLEEMGKMLKNFCGTGGSVKDGEAIIQGDQREKVLQWLLKNDYKQSKKI, from the coding sequence ATGAGCAAGAAGAATAAGCCAGACAACAGGGGATTTGTATACAGTACTGATCCAAATTTTTCCTTTGAACAGGAAGATAACGAACCACAGGACACACTGCCTCCTGCACAACAAAAGCTGCGTGTAAAACTGGAAACCAAACAACGCGGCGGTAAAGCGGTTACGCTGGTAACTGGTTTCATTGGAAAAGATGAGGACCTGGAAGAAATGGGAAAGATGCTTAAAAACTTTTGCGGTACCGGCGGAAGTGTAAAAGATGGGGAAGCCATCATACAAGGCGACCAGCGGGAGAAAGTTCTACAGTGGCTTCTGAAAAACGACTATAAGCAGTCAAAAAAGATATAG
- the nadC gene encoding carboxylating nicotinate-nucleotide diphosphorylase, with protein sequence MKSYNDLLQHLVTEALQEDIGDGDHSTLSCIPASARGKAVLKVKQNGVLAGVAVAEKIFKQVEPGAVFTAHNSDGKMMAIGDIAFEVEAAVHTILQCERLVLNIMQRMSGIATLTRTYTDTIKGYNTRILDTRKTTPNFRLLEKEAVRIGGGTNHRYALYDMIMLKDNHIDFAGGIEQAINKAHEYVQTKKPGLKIEVETRSLEDVQKVLEVGQGKVFRVMLDNFQPEQVEQAVKLVNKKFETEASGGINLKNLEDYARTGVDFISIGALIHQARSLDLSLKAVL encoded by the coding sequence ATGAAATCATACAACGATTTGCTGCAGCACCTGGTAACTGAGGCACTGCAAGAAGACATTGGCGATGGAGATCACTCTACTTTAAGTTGTATACCGGCATCGGCACGTGGTAAGGCGGTATTGAAAGTGAAGCAGAATGGCGTACTAGCAGGAGTGGCAGTAGCTGAAAAGATCTTTAAACAAGTAGAACCTGGAGCTGTTTTTACCGCGCACAATTCCGACGGAAAGATGATGGCTATAGGCGATATTGCTTTTGAAGTAGAAGCTGCTGTTCATACCATTTTGCAGTGCGAAAGATTGGTGCTGAATATTATGCAACGCATGAGCGGTATTGCCACCCTCACCCGAACTTATACCGACACCATTAAAGGATATAACACTAGGATACTTGATACCCGCAAGACCACTCCTAACTTTAGACTGCTGGAGAAAGAAGCAGTACGAATTGGCGGTGGCACCAATCACCGGTATGCCTTATACGACATGATCATGCTGAAAGACAATCACATAGACTTTGCCGGCGGCATAGAACAAGCTATCAATAAGGCGCATGAGTATGTGCAGACAAAAAAGCCGGGGCTGAAAATAGAAGTAGAAACGCGCAGCCTGGAAGATGTACAAAAAGTACTGGAGGTGGGCCAGGGTAAAGTTTTCAGGGTGATGCTTGACAATTTTCAGCCAGAACAGGTAGAACAGGCGGTAAAGCTGGTAAATAAGAAGTTTGAAACTGAAGCCAGTGGAGGTATTAACCTGAAAAACCTGGAAGATTATGCACGTACGGGTGTTGATTTTATTAGCATAGGTGCACTCATACACCAGGCACGTAGCCTTGATTTAAGCCTGAAAGCAGTGCTATAA
- a CDS encoding DUF4783 domain-containing protein has protein sequence MKKIFLILLITVTAFAAKAQDASSLINALRSGSAEQVSNYFDKMLDLKFPEKEEIKSIGKNQASIALRSFFNENNINGFEMSSQREMSGTMYIAGKLTNGGEGYKLSMMIRYKEGRPQIITVRIG, from the coding sequence ATGAAAAAGATATTCCTCATATTATTGATAACAGTCACTGCTTTTGCTGCTAAAGCACAAGATGCTAGTAGCTTAATCAATGCGCTAAGATCAGGTAGTGCTGAACAGGTTTCAAACTATTTTGATAAAATGCTGGACTTAAAATTCCCTGAAAAAGAAGAAATAAAGAGCATAGGTAAAAACCAGGCAAGTATTGCTCTTCGTTCGTTTTTCAACGAAAATAATATTAATGGTTTTGAGATGTCGTCGCAGCGAGAAATGAGCGGCACCATGTACATAGCAGGAAAGCTTACAAATGGTGGTGAAGGCTACAAGCTTTCGATGATGATACGATATAAAGAAGGGCGGCCGCAGATCATTACCGTGCGGATCGGATAA
- the gpmI gene encoding 2,3-bisphosphoglycerate-independent phosphoglycerate mutase: protein MENKRVILVIMDGWGIGGRKDADAIQNANVPFVSSLYNSYPNTTLTTCGEAVGLPEGQMGNSEVGHLNLGAGRVVYQELQRINVAIRTGEFQQNATLLNTLRSSRQNGKPLHIMGLVSDGGVHSHIEHLKALLTVCANEGLQEVYIHAFTDGRDTDPRGGLGYLTDLQKHIDTTVGKIATVCGRYYAMDRDKRWERVKKAYDCMVKGIGHTAPGGIEAVQQSYDHNLTDEFVEPTIVVNEENQPVATIKNGDVVICFNYRTDRCREISEVLTQQDLVEYDMQKLDIEYTTMTEYDKSFRNVNIIFSTDNLNNTLGEVLAAHGKKQIRIAETEKYPHVTFFFSGGREIPFDGESRILIPSPKVATYDLQPEMSAVEITDSIVPELEAKSADFICLNYANADMVGHTGYFSAAIKAVETVDACVKRVVTAALANDYTVFLTADHGNADFMVNEDGSPNTAHSLNPVPFFIIDNNFKGEIKAGKLGDIAPTILSVMNLPVPAQMTGEILINQ, encoded by the coding sequence ATGGAAAATAAACGTGTAATCCTGGTCATAATGGATGGCTGGGGAATAGGTGGAAGAAAGGATGCCGATGCAATTCAAAATGCCAATGTTCCTTTTGTTTCTTCTTTATACAATTCGTATCCAAATACTACCCTTACTACCTGCGGCGAGGCTGTGGGTTTGCCTGAGGGCCAAATGGGAAACAGTGAAGTAGGTCACCTGAACCTGGGCGCAGGCCGCGTGGTTTACCAGGAACTGCAGCGAATAAATGTAGCTATCCGTACAGGTGAATTCCAGCAGAATGCTACTTTGCTTAATACTCTACGTTCTTCCAGGCAAAACGGTAAGCCACTGCACATCATGGGACTTGTGAGCGATGGTGGTGTACACAGTCATATAGAACACCTGAAGGCGCTGCTAACGGTCTGCGCAAATGAAGGTTTACAGGAAGTATATATTCATGCATTTACAGATGGTCGCGATACAGATCCTCGCGGAGGACTTGGCTACCTGACTGATCTTCAAAAACACATAGACACTACAGTAGGTAAAATAGCAACTGTATGCGGCAGGTATTATGCTATGGATAGAGACAAGCGTTGGGAGCGTGTGAAGAAGGCTTACGATTGCATGGTAAAAGGTATTGGTCATACAGCTCCTGGTGGTATAGAAGCTGTACAGCAGTCATACGATCACAACCTGACAGATGAATTTGTAGAACCTACCATTGTTGTAAATGAGGAAAACCAACCGGTTGCTACTATCAAAAATGGAGATGTGGTTATCTGCTTCAACTATCGTACGGACCGCTGCCGCGAAATATCGGAAGTGCTTACCCAGCAAGACCTGGTAGAGTACGATATGCAAAAGCTGGATATTGAGTATACCACGATGACCGAGTACGACAAAAGCTTCCGCAATGTCAACATCATTTTTTCTACCGACAACCTGAACAATACATTAGGAGAGGTGCTTGCGGCGCATGGTAAAAAACAGATCCGTATTGCTGAAACAGAAAAGTACCCGCATGTTACGTTTTTCTTTAGCGGCGGCCGCGAAATTCCTTTTGATGGAGAAAGCAGGATATTGATTCCATCTCCTAAAGTAGCTACATACGACCTGCAGCCAGAGATGAGCGCGGTAGAAATTACAGACTCTATTGTTCCGGAGCTGGAGGCAAAATCTGCGGATTTTATTTGCCTTAATTATGCAAATGCTGATATGGTTGGGCATACAGGCTATTTTTCTGCAGCTATAAAAGCGGTAGAAACAGTAGACGCTTGTGTAAAACGCGTAGTTACTGCAGCGCTTGCTAATGATTATACCGTATTCCTCACCGCCGATCATGGGAATGCTGACTTCATGGTAAATGAAGATGGCTCGCCTAATACGGCACATAGTCTTAATCCTGTTCCATTCTTTATCATCGACAATAATTTTAAAGGAGAAATAAAAGCTGGAAAATTGGGCGATATTGCACCAACCATTTTAAGCGTCATGAACCTGCCTGTGCCGGCTCAGATGACTGGTGAAATATTAATCAACCAATAA
- a CDS encoding heme-binding domain-containing protein: MKILKKLLLVLLVAFIIIQFFRPEKNIQTTPSPNDLVAHYTVPADVQNVLYKACYDCHSNHTNYPWYANVQPVAWWLDDHIQEGKKELNFSEFAGYRLRRQYHKFEETIEQVKEGEMPLDSYTKLHSEAKLTQQERELLVSWAGNMMESMRAKYPMDSLVAPKK, translated from the coding sequence ATGAAGATTCTGAAGAAGCTACTGCTGGTACTACTGGTGGCCTTTATCATTATCCAGTTTTTCAGGCCTGAGAAAAACATTCAAACCACACCCTCTCCTAACGACCTGGTAGCACACTACACGGTGCCCGCCGATGTGCAGAATGTGCTGTACAAGGCTTGTTACGACTGTCATAGCAACCACACTAATTACCCGTGGTATGCTAATGTACAGCCGGTAGCATGGTGGCTTGATGATCATATACAGGAAGGTAAAAAAGAACTCAACTTCAGCGAGTTTGCAGGTTACAGGTTGCGCAGGCAGTACCACAAATTTGAAGAAACTATTGAGCAGGTAAAGGAAGGCGAGATGCCATTGGACTCTTATACTAAACTACATTCTGAAGCTAAGCTGACGCAGCAGGAGCGCGAACTTCTAGTTAGCTGGGCTGGCAATATGATGGAAAGTATGAGAGCCAAATACCCAATGGATAGCCTGGTAGCACCTAAAAAATAA
- a CDS encoding TonB-dependent receptor plug domain-containing protein, whose protein sequence is MKIKLCLWSMGMLLCSCLLAQKLPTNDTLTGGLDEVLVSVNKWEQKQNEIPNTIVRIDMRDAQLHNPQTAADLLTLSGHVFIQKSQMGGGSPMIRGFATNRILIVVDGVRMNNAIFRSGNLQNVINIDPLSVQNAEVIFGPGSIIYGSDAIGGVMDFHTFTPVFSKGKKPLLKLNSFTRFSSANKERTTHLDLNIASQKLSFLASATYSNFNDLRMGKNGGDDSYLKLFYVERVNGLDTVLPNPDPYVQRPTGYHQWNALAKLRYKASAQLDLQYAYHYSATGNIPRYDRLVEMNNQLPSFAEWFYGPQVWTMHQLQAHYNRSNRLFNSARFILSIQNYEESRNDRRFRSNQMRTQTESVAIVTANLDLNKTLAEKHELFYGVEYVANNVGSVASTRNIVSGTVVPAATRYPNNSTWNTAGVYASYKYNINRQLTFTTGARYNHVFLHAPFDTSFFKFPYSEASLQQGAVTGSAGLVFRPSDHWQWNTNLSTGFRVPNIDDIGKVFDSEAGNVIVPNPALRSEYAYNLDVGVAYHQPKKFRFDVTLFYTILNDAIVRRPFTFNGKDSIMYEGVRSRVQALQNVAQATVWGVQAGFQYDFAKNLSWIVRGNYIDGRETDDNNNRQVRLRHAPPFYGNSSIRYASGDIALEVNGQFNGEISAANLAPSEQSKPFIYAQDVMGRPYSPGWYTINYKSTYKATKHVQVSFGIENVTNRRYRPYASGIVAAGRNFIFSLKAGL, encoded by the coding sequence ATGAAGATAAAGCTATGCCTGTGGAGCATGGGCATGCTGCTATGCTCGTGCCTGTTGGCGCAAAAACTTCCAACCAACGATACATTGACAGGTGGATTGGATGAGGTGTTGGTGTCGGTAAATAAATGGGAACAGAAGCAAAACGAGATACCGAATACCATTGTGCGCATAGATATGCGTGATGCGCAGTTGCACAATCCTCAAACCGCTGCCGATCTTCTTACGCTTTCAGGTCATGTATTTATACAGAAAAGCCAGATGGGCGGAGGTAGCCCGATGATTCGTGGCTTTGCCACCAACCGCATACTGATTGTAGTAGATGGAGTGCGTATGAACAACGCCATCTTTAGAAGTGGCAACCTGCAGAATGTTATCAATATTGATCCGTTATCGGTGCAGAATGCAGAAGTGATCTTTGGCCCCGGCTCTATCATTTACGGTAGCGATGCCATTGGCGGCGTGATGGATTTTCACACTTTCACCCCGGTATTTAGTAAGGGAAAGAAGCCGCTGCTAAAGCTGAATAGTTTTACCCGTTTTTCATCTGCCAACAAAGAGCGCACAACTCACCTGGATCTTAATATCGCTTCGCAAAAATTATCCTTCCTTGCCAGTGCCACCTACAGCAACTTCAATGATCTGCGAATGGGAAAGAATGGTGGCGACGATAGTTACTTGAAGCTTTTTTATGTGGAGCGGGTAAATGGACTGGACACTGTTTTACCAAATCCTGATCCGTATGTTCAGCGGCCTACAGGTTATCATCAATGGAATGCATTGGCAAAGCTGCGTTATAAAGCTTCTGCCCAACTAGACCTTCAGTATGCTTATCATTATTCGGCTACAGGAAATATACCCCGCTATGACCGGCTGGTGGAAATGAATAATCAACTGCCTTCGTTTGCAGAATGGTTCTATGGTCCGCAGGTTTGGACGATGCACCAATTGCAGGCGCATTACAACAGGAGCAATCGTTTGTTTAATTCAGCACGGTTCATATTGTCGATCCAGAACTATGAAGAAAGCCGCAATGACCGGCGCTTTCGCAGTAATCAAATGCGTACGCAAACAGAAAGTGTAGCTATAGTGACCGCCAATCTTGATCTGAATAAGACGTTGGCTGAAAAGCACGAACTATTTTATGGCGTTGAATATGTTGCCAATAACGTTGGCTCTGTAGCATCCACTAGAAACATAGTGAGTGGAACTGTTGTTCCGGCGGCCACACGTTACCCCAACAATAGCACGTGGAATACAGCAGGTGTTTATGCGAGCTACAAGTACAATATCAACCGCCAGCTTACATTTACAACTGGGGCACGCTATAACCATGTATTCCTGCATGCACCTTTTGATACCTCATTTTTTAAGTTCCCATATAGCGAAGCATCATTGCAGCAAGGAGCAGTCACGGGTAGTGCAGGATTAGTATTCAGACCATCGGATCACTGGCAGTGGAATACTAATCTTTCTACTGGTTTTCGTGTTCCGAATATTGATGATATAGGTAAAGTATTCGACTCCGAAGCGGGTAATGTTATCGTTCCCAATCCTGCGTTACGCTCAGAGTATGCTTATAATTTAGACGTTGGTGTTGCTTATCATCAACCAAAGAAGTTTCGATTTGATGTTACCCTTTTCTACACCATCCTGAATGATGCGATAGTGAGACGTCCCTTCACCTTCAATGGAAAAGACAGCATAATGTATGAAGGCGTACGCAGCCGGGTACAGGCACTGCAGAATGTGGCACAGGCAACAGTATGGGGTGTGCAGGCAGGCTTTCAATATGATTTTGCAAAAAACCTTAGCTGGATAGTGCGTGGAAACTATATTGACGGCCGCGAAACGGACGACAATAATAACCGGCAAGTGAGGCTTAGGCATGCGCCTCCTTTCTATGGCAATAGCTCCATCAGGTATGCATCGGGTGATATTGCGCTAGAGGTAAATGGCCAATTCAATGGTGAAATAAGTGCAGCCAACCTGGCTCCTTCAGAACAAAGCAAGCCATTCATTTATGCACAGGATGTAATGGGCAGGCCGTATAGCCCCGGCTGGTATACCATCAACTATAAAAGCACCTACAAGGCTACTAAACATGTACAGGTGTCTTTTGGTATAGAAAATGTCACCAACCGCAGGTACAGGCCATATGCATCGGGGATAGTGGCTGCTGGTCGTAATTTTATTTTCTCGCTGAAGGCTGGGCTTTAA
- a CDS encoding lycopene cyclase family protein, whose translation MKHYDYIISGAGAAGLSLLMRMMQHKYFETKNILVVDKAPKTKNDRTWCYWEKQQGLFDVVVHHRWQQVNFFSDHFSSQLDLSPYQYKMIRGIDFYNHVIADASTRANITFLYGEVEAVGNEGANGLVVVNGERYTASYVFNSILFSKPAVPADKYFLLQHFKGWMIETAAPAFNPTIATLMDFRVSQQHGTTFVYVLPVAANKALVEYTLFTKELLPPDDYNQALQHYISSRLGIEQYEVTEEEFGAIPMTNIKFVKKLGRVINVGTAGGQTKASSGYTFQFIQKQTQQLVEDLVFSGEIKQHDSFFERRFQLYDSTLLNILHNNKLGGDKIFSDLFRKNEPARVLRFLDNESDIEDEIKIMASVPPGIFMKAALQELFK comes from the coding sequence GTGAAGCACTACGATTATATCATTTCGGGGGCAGGCGCTGCAGGCCTCAGTTTGCTGATGCGAATGATGCAGCATAAGTATTTTGAAACAAAGAATATTCTTGTAGTAGATAAAGCTCCTAAAACTAAAAACGATCGTACATGGTGTTACTGGGAAAAACAACAAGGCCTATTCGATGTAGTTGTTCATCATAGATGGCAACAGGTAAATTTCTTCTCTGATCACTTTTCTTCGCAGCTTGATCTTTCGCCTTACCAATACAAGATGATAAGAGGCATTGACTTTTACAACCATGTTATTGCAGATGCTTCAACACGCGCCAACATCACTTTTTTATACGGCGAAGTAGAAGCGGTAGGTAATGAAGGTGCTAATGGTTTAGTAGTAGTAAATGGTGAAAGATATACAGCCAGCTATGTGTTCAATAGTATCCTGTTTTCGAAACCCGCTGTGCCTGCCGATAAGTATTTCCTGCTACAGCACTTCAAAGGATGGATGATTGAAACAGCAGCGCCTGCTTTTAATCCAACCATTGCTACTTTGATGGATTTTAGGGTGAGCCAGCAGCATGGAACAACATTCGTTTATGTGCTTCCTGTAGCTGCGAATAAAGCTTTGGTAGAATATACTTTATTTACAAAAGAACTACTACCACCCGACGATTACAACCAGGCATTGCAGCATTATATAAGCAGCAGGTTAGGTATAGAACAGTATGAAGTAACTGAAGAGGAGTTTGGAGCCATACCTATGACAAACATCAAGTTTGTAAAAAAGCTGGGTCGTGTTATAAATGTGGGAACGGCTGGTGGCCAAACAAAAGCAAGTAGTGGATACACTTTTCAATTTATTCAAAAGCAAACGCAGCAGCTGGTAGAAGACCTGGTATTTTCTGGAGAGATAAAACAGCATGATTCATTTTTTGAGCGCAGGTTCCAGTTGTACGACAGCACACTGCTAAATATTTTGCATAATAACAAGCTTGGCGGCGACAAGATATTTTCTGATCTCTTCAGGAAAAATGAACCAGCAAGGGTGCTGCGGTTTTTAGATAACGAAAGTGATATTGAAGATGAGATCAAAATTATGGCAAGTGTACCACCTGGTATTTTTATGAAAGCAGCCCTGCAGGAATTATTTAAATGA